From Streptomyces sp. HUAS MG91, the proteins below share one genomic window:
- a CDS encoding SMC family ATPase — translation MRLHTLRITAFGPFGGSQEVDFDALSSAGLFLLHGPTGAGKTSVLDAVCYALYGSVPGARQSAAGQGQNLRSDHAEPGVRTEVRLDVTVAGRRLELTRQPPFARPKKRGIGFTTEKAQSWLREYDAVAGEWKDLSRSHQEIGEEITQLLGMSKDQFCQVVLLPQGDFARFLRADAEARGKLLGRLFDTRRFAAVEQRLAEDRRAAEKRVTAGDAELLADAHRMQQAAGDVVETPPVDAAPGDPGVAEAVLGWAAVARSTAREHYTHAHLALSAAESASAAARRAHADAQETDRLQRRFAQAETRAAALAEQEAELRAVRERMERGRKAAAVAPALDLREAADAEHRAALREETRARTALRAETGTVPDAPAALKDAADAGPGALAEATRRVAQELGGLDAARRAERRLAVLGRERADLDREERADTELLDEAEQWLARWDTRRTELQDGVDRAQEATTRAEHLAGQLEPALRQARAARERDRLAEQADTARDDALRARQEAARAHEHWLGLKEQRLRGIAAELAEELRDGAPCAVCGATEHPAPQRRSAGHVDRAAEEAALAAHRAAEDRHTEAERRSGVVREELAAAKAAAGAAPAGELADAARALQDRHAEARAEASALHAARETLAHAQSEHDRRLTTRQEAATRAAGRASTRESLEREQANLESELAQARGTAVSVEARAAQLERLVDVLGAAADAARAVEDTAQRLKDADARLADAAFKAGFDTPEAAAAAQLDDARHRELQHRLDAWQSEDAAVRAILAEEETAAAAREPAADVAAAHRAAEAADTRVRAAGSARDAAERRCADLDRLSRRAATEARRLGPLRTTYNRVARLAALAAGTAADNERKMRLESYVLAARLEQVAAAATARLSCMSSGRYTLVHSDSLAGRGRSGLGLHVVDAWTGRERDTATLSGGETFFASLALALGLADVVTDEAGGVRLDTLFIDEGFGSLDDQTLDDVLDVLDSLRERDRSVGIVSHVGDLRRRVHAQLEIVKGRDGSEVRQQGAP, via the coding sequence GTGAGACTGCACACCCTGCGCATCACGGCGTTCGGCCCCTTCGGCGGCAGCCAGGAGGTCGACTTCGACGCCCTGTCGTCGGCCGGCCTGTTCCTGCTGCACGGCCCGACCGGCGCCGGCAAGACCTCCGTCCTCGACGCGGTCTGCTACGCGCTGTACGGGTCGGTGCCCGGCGCCCGGCAGAGCGCGGCCGGCCAGGGCCAGAACTTGCGCAGCGACCACGCCGAGCCCGGGGTGCGCACCGAGGTCCGCCTCGACGTGACCGTCGCGGGCCGCCGGCTCGAACTCACCCGGCAGCCGCCCTTCGCCCGCCCCAAGAAGCGCGGCATCGGATTCACGACGGAGAAGGCGCAGAGCTGGCTGCGCGAGTACGACGCCGTGGCGGGGGAGTGGAAGGACCTCAGCCGCTCCCACCAGGAGATCGGCGAGGAGATCACCCAGCTGCTCGGGATGAGCAAGGACCAGTTCTGCCAGGTCGTGCTGCTCCCGCAGGGCGACTTCGCCCGCTTCCTGCGCGCCGACGCCGAGGCCCGCGGCAAGCTGCTCGGCCGGCTCTTCGACACGCGCCGGTTCGCCGCCGTCGAGCAGCGGCTCGCCGAGGACCGGCGCGCCGCCGAGAAGCGGGTGACGGCCGGCGACGCCGAGCTGCTCGCCGACGCGCACCGGATGCAGCAGGCCGCCGGGGACGTGGTGGAGACACCGCCCGTCGACGCGGCACCCGGCGACCCCGGCGTCGCCGAGGCCGTCCTCGGCTGGGCCGCCGTCGCCCGGTCCACGGCCCGCGAGCACTACACGCACGCCCATCTCGCCCTGAGCGCCGCCGAGTCGGCGAGCGCCGCGGCCCGCCGCGCCCACGCCGACGCCCAGGAGACGGACCGCCTCCAGCGCCGCTTCGCCCAGGCCGAGACCCGGGCGGCCGCGCTGGCCGAGCAGGAGGCCGAGCTGCGGGCGGTGCGCGAGCGGATGGAGCGGGGCCGCAAGGCGGCCGCCGTCGCCCCCGCGCTCGACCTGCGCGAGGCCGCCGACGCCGAGCACCGCGCCGCGCTCCGCGAGGAGACACGGGCCCGGACCGCACTGCGCGCCGAGACCGGCACGGTGCCGGACGCGCCCGCGGCCCTGAAGGACGCGGCCGACGCGGGACCCGGCGCGCTCGCCGAGGCCACACGGCGTGTCGCCCAGGAACTCGGCGGGCTCGACGCGGCGCGCCGGGCCGAGCGGCGCCTCGCCGTCCTCGGCCGGGAGCGCGCGGACCTCGACCGGGAGGAGCGCGCCGACACCGAACTCCTCGACGAGGCCGAGCAGTGGCTCGCCCGGTGGGACACCCGCCGTACCGAGCTGCAGGACGGGGTCGACCGGGCCCAGGAGGCCACGACCCGGGCCGAGCACCTCGCCGGGCAGCTGGAGCCCGCTCTGCGGCAGGCCCGCGCCGCCCGCGAGCGCGACCGGCTCGCCGAGCAGGCCGACACCGCGCGGGACGACGCCCTGCGCGCCCGCCAGGAGGCGGCCCGCGCCCACGAGCACTGGCTCGGCCTGAAGGAGCAGCGACTGCGCGGCATCGCCGCCGAACTCGCCGAGGAGCTGCGGGACGGCGCACCCTGCGCCGTGTGCGGCGCCACCGAGCACCCGGCGCCCCAGCGGAGGTCGGCGGGCCACGTCGACCGCGCCGCCGAGGAGGCCGCGCTCGCCGCCCACCGCGCCGCCGAGGACCGGCACACCGAGGCCGAGCGCCGCTCCGGCGTCGTCCGCGAGGAGCTGGCCGCGGCGAAGGCCGCCGCCGGTGCCGCCCCCGCCGGGGAACTCGCCGACGCGGCCCGCGCACTGCAAGATCGACACGCCGAGGCCCGCGCCGAGGCGTCCGCCCTGCACGCGGCCCGCGAGACGCTGGCACACGCCCAGAGCGAGCACGACCGCAGGCTCACCACCCGCCAGGAAGCGGCCACCCGGGCCGCCGGCCGCGCCTCGACGCGTGAGTCGCTGGAGCGTGAACAGGCGAACCTGGAGAGCGAGTTGGCGCAGGCGCGCGGCACCGCGGTGAGCGTCGAGGCCCGCGCCGCCCAGCTGGAGCGGCTCGTGGACGTGCTCGGCGCGGCGGCCGACGCGGCCCGCGCCGTCGAGGACACCGCGCAGCGCCTGAAGGACGCCGACGCGCGACTCGCCGACGCCGCGTTCAAGGCAGGCTTCGACACCCCGGAGGCCGCGGCCGCCGCCCAGCTCGACGACGCACGCCACCGCGAGCTGCAGCACCGCCTGGACGCCTGGCAGTCCGAGGACGCCGCGGTCCGCGCGATCCTCGCCGAGGAGGAGACCGCGGCCGCCGCCCGCGAACCGGCGGCCGACGTCGCCGCCGCCCACCGCGCGGCCGAGGCCGCCGACACACGCGTGCGGGCCGCGGGCTCCGCGCGGGACGCGGCCGAGCGCCGCTGCGCCGACCTCGACCGGCTGTCCCGCCGCGCCGCCACCGAGGCCCGCCGCCTCGGCCCGCTGCGCACCACGTACAACCGTGTGGCCCGGCTCGCCGCCCTCGCGGCCGGTACCGCCGCGGACAACGAACGCAAGATGCGCCTGGAGTCCTACGTCCTCGCCGCCCGCCTGGAACAGGTGGCGGCCGCGGCGACCGCGCGCCTGAGCTGCATGTCGTCCGGGCGCTACACGCTCGTCCACTCCGACTCCCTCGCCGGGCGCGGCAGATCCGGTCTCGGGCTGCACGTCGTCGACGCGTGGACGGGCCGCGAGCGGGACACGGCGACGCTCTCCGGCGGCGAGACGTTCTTCGCGTCGCTCGCCCTGGCCCTCGGCCTCGCCGACGTCGTCACGGACGAGGCGGGCGGCGTCCGGCTCGACACCCTCTTCATCGACGAGGGCTTCGGCAGCCTCGACGACCAGACCCTCGACGACGTGCTCGACGTCCTCGACTCGCTGCGCGAACGCGACCGCAGCGTCGGCATCGTCAGCCACGTCGGCGACCTGCGCCGCCGCGTCCACGCCCAGCTGGAGATCGTGAAGGGACGGGACGGATCGGAGGTCCGGCAGCAGGGCGCCCCGTAG
- a CDS encoding exonuclease SbcCD subunit D: protein MRLLHTSDWHLGRAFHRVNMLGAQAAFIGHLVDTVREREVDAVVVSGDVYDRAVPPLAAVELYDDVLHRLADLGVPTVMISGNHDSARRLGVGAGLIGRAGIHLRTEAARCGEAVVLADDHGDVAFYGLPYLEPALVKDEFAVEKAGHEQVLAAAMERVRADLADRPAGTRSVVLAHAFVTGGAPSDSERDITVGGVAAVPAGVFDGVDYVALGHLHGSQVISERVRYSGSPLPYSFSEADHRKSMWLIDLAADGAVSAERLDCPVPRPLARIRGDLEELLADASLARHEESWVEATLTDAVRPDDPMARLTERFPHTLSLLFDPRRTETEPDASYAERLKGRDDHEIAEDFVTHVRGTGPDEDERTVLRAAFDAVRTDAFENEVHEREGAR, encoded by the coding sequence ATGAGGCTGCTGCACACGTCCGACTGGCATCTGGGGCGCGCGTTCCACCGGGTGAACATGCTCGGCGCCCAGGCCGCGTTCATCGGCCACCTCGTCGACACCGTGCGCGAACGCGAGGTCGACGCGGTGGTCGTGTCGGGCGACGTGTACGACCGGGCCGTGCCGCCGCTGGCCGCCGTCGAGCTGTACGACGACGTGCTGCACCGCCTCGCCGACCTCGGCGTACCCACCGTGATGATCTCCGGGAACCACGACTCGGCGCGCCGCCTCGGCGTCGGCGCCGGACTCATCGGCCGCGCCGGGATCCACCTGCGCACCGAGGCGGCCCGGTGCGGCGAGGCCGTCGTGCTCGCCGACGACCACGGGGACGTGGCGTTCTACGGGCTGCCGTACCTGGAGCCCGCACTGGTGAAGGACGAGTTCGCGGTCGAGAAGGCCGGCCACGAGCAGGTACTCGCCGCGGCCATGGAGCGGGTGCGGGCGGACCTCGCCGACCGCCCGGCCGGAACCCGGTCCGTCGTCCTCGCCCACGCCTTCGTCACCGGCGGCGCGCCGAGCGACAGCGAGCGGGACATCACCGTCGGCGGCGTCGCGGCCGTCCCCGCGGGCGTCTTCGACGGCGTCGACTACGTGGCCCTCGGGCATCTGCACGGCAGCCAGGTCATCTCCGAGCGGGTCCGCTACTCCGGCTCCCCGCTCCCGTACTCCTTCTCCGAGGCCGACCACCGCAAGAGCATGTGGCTGATCGACCTGGCCGCCGACGGCGCGGTGAGCGCCGAGCGCCTGGACTGCCCGGTGCCCCGGCCGCTCGCCCGGATCCGCGGCGACCTGGAGGAACTGCTCGCCGACGCCTCCCTCGCGCGGCACGAGGAGTCCTGGGTGGAGGCCACCCTCACCGACGCGGTGCGCCCCGACGACCCGATGGCCCGGCTCACCGAGCGCTTCCCGCACACCCTCAGCCTGCTCTTCGACCCGCGCAGGACCGAGACCGAACCGGACGCCAGTTATGCGGAGCGCCTCAAGGGGCGCGACGACCACGAGATCGCGGAGGACTTCGTGACCCATGTCCGGGGCACCGGGCCCGACGAGGACGAGCGGACGGTGCTGCGCGCCGCGTTCGACGCCGTACGGACCGACGCCTTCGAGAACGAGGTGCACGAGCGCGAGGGAGCCCGGTGA
- a CDS encoding ThuA domain-containing protein, which translates to MHTIRSGSARTALRILLLLAALLGLAAPPAAHASSAAAPFKVLGLYSGTWDAAHIDFEKEANDWLPKQAAANGFTYTASNDWNLLANGGVNAYQVVLFLDDLPQTAAQRTGFENYMRGGGAWMGFHVSAFTTNAAGWSWYHNQFLGSGNFKSNTWGPTSATLKVEDRTHPSTVNLPATFTSSVSEWYSWSNDLRQNPDIKILASVDPSSFPLGTDPNQSWYSGYYPILWTNTKYKMLYANFGHNAMNYDTNTRTSSTFASATQNRFLLDGLKWLGGAGGTTPPDDTLSETAWYSLKNVGNGTCVDARAAATANGTAIQQYACNGTQAQQFRLAATDAGYRRVGVRPNPQQVIDVTGVSSADNAPLQLWAYTGGQNQQWLPVKEAAGRYHFTARHSGKCLTAATAATNSPQLIQRACDGSAAQSFTVTAG; encoded by the coding sequence CGCGGCCCTGCTCGGGCTCGCGGCACCGCCCGCCGCACACGCGAGCAGCGCGGCGGCCCCCTTCAAGGTGCTCGGTCTCTACAGCGGAACCTGGGACGCGGCGCACATCGACTTCGAGAAGGAGGCCAACGACTGGCTTCCGAAGCAGGCCGCCGCGAACGGCTTCACCTACACCGCCAGCAACGACTGGAACCTGCTCGCCAACGGCGGCGTCAACGCCTACCAGGTCGTCCTGTTCCTCGACGACCTGCCGCAGACCGCCGCCCAGCGCACCGGGTTCGAGAACTACATGCGCGGCGGCGGCGCCTGGATGGGCTTCCACGTCTCGGCCTTCACCACGAACGCGGCGGGCTGGTCCTGGTACCACAACCAGTTCCTCGGCAGCGGCAACTTCAAGTCCAACACCTGGGGCCCGACATCCGCGACCCTCAAGGTCGAGGACCGCACCCACCCGTCCACCGTGAACCTGCCCGCCACGTTCACCTCGTCGGTCAGCGAGTGGTACAGCTGGTCCAACGACCTGCGGCAGAACCCGGACATCAAGATCCTCGCCTCGGTCGACCCCAGCAGCTTCCCGCTGGGCACCGACCCCAACCAGTCCTGGTACAGCGGCTACTACCCGATCCTGTGGACCAACACGAAGTACAAGATGCTGTACGCGAACTTCGGCCACAACGCGATGAACTACGACACCAACACCCGCACGTCGTCGACGTTCGCCAGCGCGACCCAGAACCGGTTCCTGCTCGACGGGCTGAAGTGGCTCGGCGGCGCCGGCGGCACCACACCGCCGGACGACACGCTCTCCGAGACGGCCTGGTACTCCCTGAAGAACGTCGGCAACGGCACCTGCGTCGACGCCCGCGCGGCCGCCACGGCCAACGGGACCGCCATCCAGCAGTACGCCTGCAACGGCACCCAGGCGCAGCAGTTCCGGCTCGCCGCGACCGACGCCGGATACCGGCGCGTCGGAGTGCGCCCGAACCCGCAGCAGGTCATCGACGTGACCGGCGTCTCGTCCGCCGACAACGCGCCGCTCCAGCTGTGGGCGTACACAGGCGGACAGAACCAGCAGTGGCTCCCCGTGAAGGAGGCCGCCGGGAGGTATCACTTCACCGCCCGGCACAGCGGCAAATGCCTCACCGCCGCGACCGCCGCCACCAACAGCCCGCAGCTCATCCAGCGCGCCTGTGACGGCTCCGCCGCGCAGAGCTTCACGGTGACCGCCGGCTGA